The following are from one region of the Pseudohongiella spirulinae genome:
- the petA gene encoding ubiquinol-cytochrome c reductase iron-sulfur subunit, producing the protein MSEDGTDSGRRRFLLGSTSVVGAAGVVGAVVPFVGSWNPSAKARAAGASVRVDISRIEEGSILGPIPAWRGRPIFVVRRTQAALDALGTITDQLQDPDSAQPEQPEYATNAYRSREPEVLVLIGLCPHLFCSPTPRLSIRPEPFEENWKGGFYCPCHGSKFDMAGRVYNGSPASRNMEVPPYYYESDNILVIGEDEVNA; encoded by the coding sequence GTGAGTGAAGACGGTACTGATTCTGGCCGCAGGCGGTTTTTGTTAGGGTCAACCTCGGTCGTAGGGGCAGCCGGTGTGGTAGGTGCAGTTGTGCCTTTCGTCGGTTCCTGGAATCCCAGCGCCAAAGCGCGCGCGGCGGGAGCTTCGGTTAGGGTTGATATCAGTCGGATAGAAGAGGGCAGCATTCTGGGTCCGATTCCAGCCTGGCGTGGACGACCCATATTTGTGGTACGCCGCACACAAGCGGCACTTGATGCACTGGGTACCATCACGGATCAGTTACAGGATCCGGATTCAGCCCAGCCCGAACAGCCTGAGTACGCAACCAATGCGTATCGCTCGCGTGAGCCGGAGGTTCTGGTGCTGATTGGCTTGTGTCCGCATCTGTTCTGCTCTCCGACTCCGCGTCTGAGCATTCGCCCCGAGCCATTTGAAGAGAACTGGAAGGGTGGATTCTACTGTCCATGCCATGGTTCAAAGTTCGATATGGCTGGCCGTGTGTACAACGGTTCACCGGCATCCCGTAATATGGAAGTTCCCCCCTATTACTACGAGTCAGACAACATCCTTGTGATTGGTGAAGACGAGGTGAACGCATAA
- the rpsI gene encoding 30S ribosomal protein S9: protein MSTTQYYGTGRRKTATARVFIRKGSGEITVNNRPLDTFFGREVARMIVQQPLQLLDMDGQFDIKVTVNGGGSFGQAGAIRHGLTRALIAYDEELRSPLRKAGFVTRDAREVERKKVGLRKARKRPQFSKR, encoded by the coding sequence ATGTCAACGACTCAATACTACGGCACCGGCAGACGCAAGACCGCGACCGCGCGTGTGTTTATTCGCAAGGGCAGTGGCGAAATTACAGTTAATAACCGTCCGCTGGATACTTTTTTTGGCCGTGAAGTGGCGCGCATGATTGTGCAGCAGCCTCTGCAGCTGCTGGATATGGATGGGCAGTTTGATATTAAAGTGACTGTTAACGGCGGTGGTAGCTTTGGTCAGGCCGGCGCTATTCGTCACGGTCTGACGCGCGCTCTGATTGCGTATGATGAAGAGCTTCGTTCACCGCTGCGCAAGGCGGGTTTCGTGACTCGTGATGCGCGTGAAGTAGAGCGTAAAAAGGTTGGTTTGCGTAAGGCGCGTAAGCGTCCGCAGTTCTCCAAGCGTTAA
- the rplM gene encoding 50S ribosomal protein L13, translated as MKTFSAKPQNVEHNWLLVDAEGQTLGRLAAEIATRLRGKHKPEYTPHVDTGDFVVVVNAEKVQVTGKKSSDKMYHHHTGYPGGLKSFSFEKLIDRSPEKVLKLAVKGMLPRTPLGRAMFKKLKVYAGNEHPHAAQQPQAMQL; from the coding sequence ATGAAGACTTTTAGTGCCAAACCACAAAATGTTGAACACAACTGGCTGCTGGTAGATGCAGAGGGTCAGACGCTCGGTCGTCTGGCGGCAGAGATCGCAACCCGTTTGCGTGGAAAACACAAGCCTGAATACACGCCTCACGTGGATACCGGCGACTTCGTCGTGGTTGTCAACGCTGAAAAGGTCCAGGTGACCGGCAAGAAATCATCTGACAAGATGTATCATCACCACACCGGTTATCCGGGTGGCCTGAAGTCTTTCAGTTTTGAAAAGCTTATTGATCGCTCGCCCGAGAAAGTGCTGAAGCTGGCCGTGAAAGGCATGCTGCCACGCACTCCGCTGGGTCGGGCTATGTTCAAAAAGCTGAAGGTGTATGCCGGTAACGAGCATCCACATGCGGCTCAGCAGCCTCAGGCTATGCAACTCTAA
- the zapE gene encoding cell division protein ZapE: MQMASPRQRYQADLDAGKLTPDPAQRAAIEKVQQLYEALLNQSNRHSRLSLNPLRWLRVQAASSAAPQGIYFYGGVGRGKTYIMDLFYESLPFTQKQRTHFHRFMQQVHAALAALKNQKNPLELVAGQIAGSARVLCFDEFFVSDIGDAMILGGLLEHLMARNVVLVATSNIHPDGLYANGLQRARFLPAIELLKKHTQIVELDGGVDYRLRTLQQACLYFHPLGADAEAGLLQAMERLSSGHAEISENVEIEVLGRAIKVRRVCDEIAWFDCRQLCDGARSAFDYIELARLYHTIILSDVPQMDGDMDNIARRFVSLVDELYDRHVKLIISAAVPLTQLYSGHDLAFVFERTRSRLLEMQSEEYLAREHRP, from the coding sequence ATGCAAATGGCTTCGCCGCGGCAGCGTTACCAGGCCGATCTGGATGCCGGAAAACTCACGCCTGATCCGGCGCAGCGTGCAGCCATTGAAAAGGTGCAGCAACTGTACGAAGCGTTGTTGAATCAATCGAACCGCCACTCTCGCTTGTCATTGAATCCGCTGCGCTGGTTACGTGTGCAGGCGGCCTCATCGGCCGCCCCGCAGGGCATTTATTTTTACGGCGGGGTGGGGCGTGGCAAGACCTATATCATGGATCTTTTTTACGAGAGTCTGCCATTTACGCAAAAGCAGAGAACGCATTTTCATCGTTTTATGCAGCAGGTACATGCTGCGCTGGCGGCGTTAAAGAATCAGAAGAATCCGCTTGAACTGGTAGCCGGACAGATTGCCGGGTCTGCCCGTGTGCTGTGTTTTGATGAATTTTTTGTATCCGATATTGGAGATGCCATGATTCTGGGCGGGCTGCTCGAGCACCTGATGGCCCGCAACGTGGTGCTGGTCGCTACCTCCAATATTCATCCCGACGGGTTGTATGCTAACGGTTTGCAGCGGGCGAGATTTTTGCCGGCCATTGAGTTGCTCAAAAAGCACACGCAGATTGTCGAGCTCGATGGCGGAGTAGACTATCGTTTGAGGACTCTGCAGCAGGCCTGCCTGTATTTTCATCCACTGGGAGCCGATGCTGAGGCAGGGCTACTGCAGGCGATGGAAAGGCTGAGCAGTGGTCACGCGGAAATTTCTGAGAATGTAGAGATAGAAGTGTTGGGCCGGGCTATCAAGGTCAGACGGGTTTGTGACGAAATAGCCTGGTTTGACTGCCGTCAGTTATGTGATGGTGCCCGCAGTGCGTTTGATTATATTGAGTTGGCCAGGCTTTACCACACCATCATCCTGTCGGACGTGCCGCAAATGGATGGTGATATGGATAATATCGCAAGACGATTTGTCAGTTTGGTCGATGAGCTGTATGATCGCCATGTCAAATTGATCATTTCCGCCGCCGTTCCCCTGACGCAGCTGTACTCGGGCCATGACCTGGCCTTCGTATTCGAGCGCACCCGGAGCAGGCTGCTAGAGATGCAATCCGAGGAGTATCTGGCGCGGGAACACCGCCCCTGA
- a CDS encoding YhcB family protein translates to MLWLTGIACLAVGLVAGLLVGRKVQTGNPARVTELEAQVQELQRHHADYRENVSDHFNTTAELVQQMTESYRDVYQHLATGAQQLCTEDVASKLLPANDQAMFSSEQDNDDTLEPPKDYAPKTGPGPGALSEEFGLDKNTSRQES, encoded by the coding sequence ATGTTGTGGTTAACAGGCATCGCATGTCTGGCAGTCGGCCTGGTTGCCGGCCTGCTTGTTGGCAGAAAGGTTCAGACCGGCAATCCTGCAAGAGTCACCGAACTGGAGGCCCAGGTTCAGGAGCTGCAGCGACATCACGCAGATTATCGCGAGAATGTCAGCGATCACTTCAATACCACAGCAGAACTGGTTCAGCAGATGACTGAAAGTTATCGCGATGTTTACCAGCATCTGGCCACCGGCGCTCAACAGCTTTGTACCGAGGATGTTGCAAGCAAGCTGCTGCCGGCCAATGACCAGGCCATGTTCAGCAGCGAACAGGACAATGACGACACACTGGAACCTCCCAAGGATTACGCACCTAAAACCGGTCCGGGACCGGGTGCATTATCTGAGGAGTTCGGACTGGACAAAAATACCAGTCGCCAGGAAAGCTGA
- the cysD gene encoding sulfate adenylyltransferase subunit CysD, translated as MQAVSGMADYNLTHLKQLEAESIHIIREVAAEFSNPVMLYSIGKDSSVMLHLALKAFYPGRLPFPLMHVDTTWKFREMIQFRDNQIKKLGLDLIVHTNQEGLKAGVGPFTHGSEKHTDVMKTQALRQALDKHRFDAAFGGGRRDEEKSRAKERVFSFRDKNHRWDPKNQRPELWNLYNGKINKGESIRVFPLSNWTELDIWQYIYLNNIDIVPLYFAQKRPVVNMDGIDIMVDDERMPIPPGVQIEEKMVRFRTLGCYPLTGAVESQATTLPEIIQEMLLTTSSERQGRLIDSDQAGSMEEKKRKGYF; from the coding sequence CTGCAAGCGGTATCTGGCATGGCTGACTACAATCTGACGCACCTGAAACAACTGGAAGCCGAGAGCATCCACATCATCCGCGAAGTGGCTGCCGAGTTCAGCAACCCGGTGATGCTCTACTCCATCGGCAAAGACTCATCTGTCATGCTGCATCTGGCCCTGAAAGCCTTTTATCCGGGTCGCCTGCCCTTTCCTCTGATGCACGTTGACACCACCTGGAAATTCCGGGAAATGATTCAGTTTCGTGACAACCAGATCAAGAAACTGGGACTGGATCTGATCGTACACACTAACCAGGAAGGCCTGAAAGCCGGCGTTGGGCCGTTCACACACGGCAGCGAAAAACATACCGACGTGATGAAAACACAGGCGCTGCGTCAGGCGCTGGACAAACACAGGTTCGACGCAGCCTTTGGAGGCGGTCGACGGGACGAAGAAAAGTCACGTGCCAAGGAGCGGGTTTTTTCGTTCCGCGACAAAAACCATCGCTGGGACCCCAAAAACCAGCGCCCTGAGTTATGGAATCTGTACAACGGCAAGATCAACAAGGGCGAAAGCATTCGGGTTTTCCCGCTCTCCAACTGGACCGAGCTGGATATCTGGCAATACATTTATCTGAACAATATCGATATCGTGCCATTGTACTTCGCGCAAAAACGCCCCGTGGTAAATATGGACGGCATTGACATCATGGTCGATGATGAGCGCATGCCTATTCCGCCAGGCGTGCAGATTGAGGAAAAAATGGTGCGCTTCCGCACCCTCGGCTGCTACCCACTGACTGGTGCGGTGGAATCACAAGCCACCACCTTACCGGAGATTATTCAGGAAATGCTGCTGACCACCAGTTCTGAGCGGCAAGGGCGACTGATTGATTCTGATCAGGCCGGCTCTATGGAAGAGAAGAAACGCAAGGGGTACTTCTGA
- the cysN gene encoding sulfate adenylyltransferase subunit CysN, producing the protein MSHQSDLIATDITAYLAQHERKEMLRLLTCGSVDDGKSTLIGRLLHDSKMIYEDQLAAIQKDSMKVGTTGGKLDLALLVDGLQAEREQGITIDVAYRYFSTAKRKFIIADTPGHEQYTRNMATGASTCDLAIILIDARHGVQVQTRRHSFITSLLGIKHIVVAVNKMDLVDYRQDVFEQIKADYLAFSEKLKPAEFHFVPMSALDGDNVVNPSSNMPWYEGPVLMQLLENVQIAEDRNYDDFRFPVQYVNRPNLNFRGFCGTVSSGVVRKGDEITVLPSNKKSRIKSIVTFDEELELAYTDMAITITLEDEIDISRGDMIVHRGNLPVVAEEFEAALVWMTEDQLLPGKMYDFKLGTKTVSGRVNAIKHQIDVNTLQENPAPALELNEIALCEISVDEPVCIDSYDKNRSTGAFIVIDRLSNVTVGAGMITLDNAAARRRKRSSNTHVTREERAARYGQKPATVMFIGVSGAGKSTLAHGLERRLFDLGRVSTVLDGKAMRLGISKDLPHDAEGRAENLRRSAHIARFLNDSGLICCAAFVAPNPDSREHAMSVIGKDNCLIVYLNPPIDVCQQRDPSGIYAAAESTGSADIPGVSFPYSPPEKVDLELDTSSLSVDDCLDQVIAIMQERRILKGQ; encoded by the coding sequence ATGTCTCATCAATCAGACCTGATCGCCACCGACATCACCGCTTACCTGGCACAGCATGAACGCAAGGAAATGCTGCGCCTGTTGACCTGCGGCAGCGTTGACGATGGCAAAAGCACCCTGATCGGCCGCCTGCTTCACGACTCCAAGATGATTTATGAGGATCAGCTTGCTGCCATCCAGAAAGACAGCATGAAAGTTGGCACCACCGGTGGAAAGTTAGACCTGGCGCTTCTTGTGGACGGTTTACAGGCCGAACGCGAACAGGGCATTACCATTGATGTCGCCTATCGTTATTTTTCCACAGCCAAACGCAAATTCATCATTGCCGATACGCCTGGTCACGAACAGTACACCCGCAACATGGCCACCGGTGCATCCACCTGTGACCTGGCCATCATCCTGATTGACGCGCGTCATGGTGTACAGGTACAGACCCGGCGCCACAGCTTTATCACCTCATTACTGGGTATCAAACACATTGTGGTTGCCGTCAACAAGATGGATCTGGTCGATTACCGCCAGGACGTCTTTGAGCAGATTAAAGCGGACTATCTGGCATTCTCGGAGAAACTGAAACCTGCTGAATTCCACTTTGTTCCCATGTCCGCACTGGACGGCGACAATGTGGTAAACCCCAGCAGCAACATGCCTTGGTACGAGGGGCCGGTGCTGATGCAACTGCTGGAAAATGTGCAGATTGCCGAAGACCGTAATTACGACGACTTCCGTTTCCCGGTACAGTATGTAAACCGCCCCAACCTCAATTTCCGGGGTTTCTGCGGAACCGTGTCATCAGGGGTAGTTCGCAAAGGCGACGAAATCACCGTGCTGCCCTCCAACAAAAAAAGCCGCATCAAGTCTATTGTGACGTTTGATGAGGAGCTGGAACTGGCCTACACAGACATGGCCATCACAATAACCCTGGAAGATGAAATTGATATCAGCCGTGGTGACATGATTGTGCACCGGGGCAATTTGCCAGTTGTTGCTGAAGAGTTCGAGGCAGCACTTGTCTGGATGACTGAAGATCAGCTATTGCCCGGTAAAATGTATGACTTCAAACTGGGCACAAAAACAGTAAGCGGCCGGGTAAACGCCATCAAACATCAGATTGATGTCAACACGCTGCAAGAAAATCCTGCACCGGCCCTGGAATTGAATGAAATCGCCCTGTGTGAAATTTCAGTTGACGAGCCGGTTTGCATAGACAGCTATGACAAGAACCGCAGCACCGGTGCTTTTATTGTAATCGACAGACTCAGCAACGTAACTGTCGGTGCTGGCATGATCACGCTCGACAATGCGGCTGCACGCCGCCGCAAGCGCAGCAGCAATACCCACGTTACACGTGAAGAACGGGCGGCACGATATGGTCAGAAGCCGGCCACCGTGATGTTTATCGGAGTTTCCGGCGCCGGCAAATCAACTCTGGCCCACGGACTGGAGCGCCGACTGTTTGACCTGGGCCGGGTCAGCACGGTGCTCGATGGCAAGGCGATGCGGCTGGGTATCAGTAAAGATCTGCCTCATGACGCGGAAGGTCGCGCCGAGAATCTTCGCCGCAGTGCCCATATCGCCCGTTTCCTCAATGATTCTGGACTCATCTGCTGCGCCGCTTTTGTGGCACCCAATCCGGATTCACGCGAGCACGCCATGAGCGTCATCGGCAAGGACAATTGCCTCATTGTCTATCTCAACCCGCCGATCGACGTCTGTCAGCAGCGCGACCCCAGCGGCATCTATGCCGCCGCCGAGTCAACTGGATCAGCCGATATACCGGGAGTGTCATTCCCCTACAGTCCGCCGGAAAAGGTGGATCTGGAACTGGATACCTCAAGCCTCAGTGTTGACGACTGCCTGGATCAGGTCATAGCCATAATGCAGGAGCGCCGCATACTGAAAGGACAATAA
- a CDS encoding Nif3-like dinuclear metal center hexameric protein — MPVSRRQLVSELDKLLRTDQFNDYCPNGLQVEGCEQITRIVSGVTASQALIARAVDLNADLLLVHHGYFWRGESPVITGIKQQRIRQLLAHNINLLAYHLPLDSHGELGNNAQLASILGFEIGGELTKINNQPMGLYSDLAEPIGALELARRITSGLGREPQHIAPGNEQRITRVAWCTGAAQSYIEQAVSIGAQAFISGEISEPTVHIAREQGIHYFAAGHHATERYGVRALGNWIAERFELEHQFIDIDNPV; from the coding sequence ATGCCTGTGAGTCGTCGTCAACTTGTGTCGGAATTGGATAAACTACTCAGGACAGATCAGTTTAATGACTACTGCCCAAACGGTCTGCAAGTTGAAGGTTGTGAGCAGATCACACGTATTGTCAGTGGAGTGACGGCAAGTCAGGCCCTGATAGCCCGAGCAGTCGACCTCAACGCGGATCTGTTGCTGGTTCACCACGGGTATTTCTGGCGCGGTGAAAGTCCCGTGATTACCGGCATCAAGCAGCAACGTATCAGGCAGCTACTGGCACACAATATCAATCTGCTTGCCTATCATTTGCCATTGGATTCACATGGCGAGCTGGGGAACAATGCCCAACTGGCATCAATCCTCGGATTTGAGATCGGTGGCGAGCTGACAAAAATCAATAATCAGCCAATGGGGCTGTATAGCGATCTGGCGGAGCCGATCGGTGCGCTTGAGCTTGCCCGGCGAATTACATCTGGTTTGGGCCGTGAACCACAACATATCGCACCCGGGAATGAGCAACGCATAACTCGAGTCGCATGGTGCACCGGTGCTGCCCAATCCTATATTGAGCAGGCCGTCAGTATTGGTGCTCAGGCGTTCATTTCGGGTGAAATCTCAGAGCCGACCGTGCACATTGCCAGAGAGCAGGGGATCCATTATTTTGCCGCCGGGCACCATGCGACCGAGCGCTATGGCGTCAGAGCGCTCGGTAACTGGATCGCCGAGCGCTTTGAGCTGGAGCACCAATTCATCGATATTGATAATCCGGTCTGA
- a CDS encoding S1C family serine protease — protein sequence MKNFLQFISWPAVAGILFALVLVQYQQMQRLSRQIAELAIAAPSAVTAELQTASFADAIDRASPSVVSIHSTIREQIELPPVDELPAALRDLLASIPSERLWDSLGSGVAVSNEGHILTALHVIEGAEDIEVHFGDQQRGMVTARARLVGSDADSDLALLQVDSPVLPPAIPVGSSDEVRVGDTVLTIGYPRRDLMNQKSVSRGIVSALGIPRDGLPIVEYIQTDAAMNYGNSGGALIDAEGRLIGINSFIYSQSGGSDGIGFAVPINKAMIVVEQLLQQGVFTPGYLGVITGELLNEETSQTFFGRPDVRGLLIEQVNENSPAEQAGIVAGDVMTRIDGTGIQSVIGAIEQINRKPPGDEVVLTLYRNGQLLDITVTLGTGTAQYRTQLDSQ from the coding sequence ATGAAAAACTTTCTGCAGTTTATCAGCTGGCCTGCTGTGGCCGGAATTTTGTTTGCCCTGGTGCTGGTTCAATATCAGCAGATGCAACGTCTTTCCAGACAAATCGCCGAGCTGGCGATTGCCGCACCGTCGGCTGTAACAGCTGAATTGCAGACCGCCTCCTTTGCTGATGCCATTGATCGGGCATCCCCGTCAGTGGTCAGCATTCACTCGACCATCCGCGAGCAGATTGAGCTACCACCGGTTGACGAACTGCCCGCTGCCCTGCGGGATCTGCTGGCCAGCATTCCTTCCGAAAGACTCTGGGACAGCCTGGGTTCCGGCGTGGCCGTAAGCAATGAAGGACACATTCTCACAGCCTTGCACGTTATTGAAGGCGCCGAAGACATAGAAGTGCATTTTGGCGACCAGCAACGTGGTATGGTGACAGCCAGAGCCCGGCTGGTCGGCTCGGATGCTGACTCTGACCTGGCCCTGTTGCAGGTTGACAGCCCGGTATTGCCGCCGGCCATTCCGGTTGGCTCATCTGACGAAGTTCGGGTCGGCGACACGGTTTTGACTATTGGCTATCCGCGCCGCGATCTGATGAACCAGAAATCCGTCTCTCGCGGCATCGTCAGCGCACTGGGCATTCCCCGAGATGGCCTGCCCATTGTTGAGTATATACAGACGGATGCTGCCATGAATTATGGCAATTCTGGCGGTGCGCTGATAGACGCGGAAGGCAGACTGATAGGCATCAACTCATTCATCTACTCTCAGTCAGGCGGTTCGGACGGCATCGGGTTCGCCGTACCCATCAATAAAGCCATGATTGTGGTTGAGCAGTTGCTGCAGCAGGGCGTGTTTACACCCGGATATCTTGGCGTGATTACCGGCGAACTGCTAAATGAGGAAACCAGCCAGACCTTCTTTGGCAGGCCGGATGTCCGCGGGCTGCTGATTGAACAGGTCAATGAAAACAGCCCCGCCGAGCAAGCCGGCATTGTTGCCGGTGATGTCATGACCCGTATCGATGGCACGGGCATTCAGAGCGTGATTGGTGCTATTGAGCAAATCAACCGCAAGCCACCGGGCGATGAGGTCGTGCTGACTCTTTATCGCAATGGTCAGCTACTGGATATTACTGTGACACTGGGTACGGGCACAGCACAGTACCGCACCCAGCTTGACAGCCAGTAG
- the hisD gene encoding histidinol dehydrogenase: MSEQRFPVSRLDASQPDFEQVLNKLLDRRMIEDADVARTVADIIYQVRTRGDDAVLEYTRRFDRLNVDNMAQLEVSRSQMEAALAALEPELAEALRHAADRIRRYHERQLQSSWQYEEDDGSVYGQHVIALDRAGLYVPGGKANYPSSVLMNAIPARVAGVKEIIAVVPTPYGEDAGGAGRLIFAAAAVAGVDRLFTIGGAQAIAALAFGTQTIARVDKITGPGNVFVTAAKKQVFGEVGIDMIAGPSELTIVCDGKTDPDWIAMDLFSQAEHDEQAQSILISTDREYLDAVHDSITRLMPQMERQAIIATSMQNRGALIYAPDQQNALAICNQIAPEHLELSVEKPDEWLPGIRHAGAIFMGRYTPEALGDYCAGPCHVLPTSGTARFFSPLGVYDFQKRSSIIRCSEQGAARLAPVAEKLAYNEKLQAHALSAAWRIPGRKA; this comes from the coding sequence ATGTCTGAACAACGATTTCCGGTTTCCCGGCTGGATGCGTCCCAGCCTGATTTTGAGCAAGTGCTCAATAAACTGCTTGACCGTCGCATGATTGAAGATGCCGATGTGGCACGGACAGTGGCCGATATCATCTATCAGGTGCGGACTCGCGGTGATGATGCCGTCCTGGAGTACACCCGGCGCTTTGATCGATTGAACGTAGACAACATGGCGCAGCTGGAGGTCAGTCGCAGTCAGATGGAGGCGGCGTTGGCAGCGCTGGAGCCTGAACTGGCCGAGGCACTCCGGCACGCCGCGGATCGTATTCGTCGTTATCATGAGCGTCAGTTGCAAAGCTCCTGGCAGTATGAGGAAGACGATGGTTCTGTGTACGGTCAGCATGTCATCGCCCTGGATCGCGCTGGTCTGTATGTGCCAGGAGGTAAGGCGAACTATCCGTCTTCGGTATTGATGAATGCCATCCCGGCGCGTGTTGCCGGTGTTAAAGAAATTATTGCCGTTGTGCCCACGCCTTATGGTGAAGATGCCGGCGGTGCTGGTCGGCTTATTTTTGCAGCCGCCGCTGTAGCCGGTGTGGACAGGCTGTTCACGATCGGCGGTGCTCAGGCCATTGCGGCATTGGCCTTTGGTACGCAGACCATTGCTCGGGTCGACAAGATTACCGGGCCGGGCAATGTCTTCGTGACGGCCGCCAAGAAACAGGTTTTTGGTGAAGTTGGTATTGACATGATTGCCGGTCCTTCGGAGTTGACAATAGTCTGTGACGGAAAAACCGATCCGGACTGGATTGCCATGGACCTGTTTTCACAGGCTGAACATGATGAGCAGGCGCAGTCCATTCTGATCAGTACAGATCGTGAGTATCTGGATGCGGTGCATGACAGCATTACCCGACTAATGCCGCAAATGGAACGTCAGGCGATTATCGCCACGTCAATGCAGAACCGTGGCGCGCTGATTTATGCGCCTGACCAGCAGAACGCTCTGGCGATATGCAATCAGATTGCGCCAGAGCACCTGGAATTGTCTGTTGAAAAACCGGATGAGTGGCTGCCCGGCATTCGCCATGCCGGTGCCATTTTTATGGGGCGATATACGCCGGAAGCATTGGGGGATTACTGTGCTGGTCCCTGCCATGTGTTGCCAACTTCCGGAACCGCACGGTTTTTCTCTCCGCTGGGTGTTTACGATTTTCAAAAGCGCAGTTCAATTATCCGTTGTTCAGAACAGGGTGCAGCCAGACTTGCGCCTGTGGCTGAAAAACTGGCATACAACGAAAAGCTGCAGGCACATGCCTTGTCCGCAGCCTGGCGAATTCCGGGACGTAAGGCCTGA
- the hisG gene encoding ATP phosphoribosyltransferase, with protein MTSSDNQPLVIALTKGRILEETMPLLSDAGIHLLEDPGKSRKLIFDTNLPAVRIMIVRGSDVPTYVEFGSADLGVVGKDLLMEYGEGAFYEPLDLGISRCRLMTAAPVGAPAPQGRVRVASKFVNIARRYFAEQGLQTDIIKLNGALELAPSMGLADWIVDIVDSGNTLKANGLEPLELIADISSRVIVNKASMKMKHASVSVLLDKLKVAASKRVQA; from the coding sequence ATGACATCGAGTGACAATCAGCCCCTGGTTATTGCGCTGACCAAGGGCCGTATTCTCGAGGAAACCATGCCTCTGTTGTCAGATGCGGGTATTCATCTGCTGGAAGATCCGGGTAAAAGCCGCAAGTTGATTTTTGACACTAATCTGCCCGCTGTGCGGATCATGATAGTGCGAGGCTCCGACGTGCCAACCTATGTTGAATTTGGCAGTGCCGACCTTGGTGTGGTGGGCAAGGATCTGCTCATGGAGTATGGTGAAGGGGCTTTTTATGAGCCGCTGGATCTTGGTATCTCCCGCTGTCGTTTGATGACTGCCGCGCCGGTTGGTGCGCCAGCACCCCAGGGGCGAGTGCGTGTGGCCAGCAAATTTGTCAATATTGCGCGGCGCTACTTCGCGGAGCAGGGGCTGCAGACAGACATTATCAAGCTGAATGGTGCACTTGAACTGGCGCCTTCGATGGGTCTGGCCGACTGGATCGTTGATATTGTCGACAGTGGCAATACGCTCAAGGCAAATGGTCTCGAGCCGCTGGAACTGATTGCAGATATCAGCTCCAGGGTGATCGTTAACAAGGCGTCGATGAAAATGAAACATGCCTCTGTCAGTGTGCTTCTGGATAAATTGAAAGTAGCGGCGTCGAAACGGGTGCAAGCATAA